From one Treponema denticola genomic stretch:
- the rsgA gene encoding ribosome small subunit-dependent GTPase A, translated as MKGLVLKGSNNIFYVECEDGKFRSCSIKGKVLKDSALYYNPLAAGDFVNLEPDTHSDDEGLITGLIERKNSFLRLNQKLNMPQLLAANIDLLVCVVSAANPPFRPRFVDRVLVQAEIQKIPVLIVINKCDLKISADVKERIEDWKRLGYKNLEVSAKEGRGMDNLIESLSAKTSALVGQSGVGKSTLLNFIAPDLNLKTSAISDKYDRGTHTTTQGEYFKIKALTSEGKEHSINIIDTPGVRHFAIYGIEPEDTALYFPEMEKLIGSCKFGLSCTHTHEPGCALLEALKKGDIYKDRYTSFELIHKELQETVKKY; from the coding sequence ATGAAAGGATTGGTTTTAAAAGGATCTAATAATATTTTTTATGTAGAATGTGAAGACGGAAAATTCAGAAGCTGCTCCATTAAGGGGAAGGTTCTAAAAGATTCTGCTCTTTACTATAATCCTCTTGCTGCCGGAGATTTTGTAAATCTTGAGCCCGATACTCACTCTGATGATGAAGGCTTAATAACGGGTTTAATAGAAAGAAAAAATTCTTTTTTACGCTTAAATCAAAAACTGAATATGCCCCAGCTTTTAGCTGCAAATATCGATCTGCTTGTTTGTGTTGTTTCTGCTGCTAATCCTCCCTTCCGCCCTCGATTTGTGGACAGGGTTTTAGTGCAAGCCGAGATTCAAAAGATTCCGGTTTTAATTGTTATAAATAAGTGTGATTTAAAAATCTCGGCTGATGTAAAAGAGAGAATAGAGGACTGGAAAAGATTGGGCTATAAAAACCTTGAAGTGTCGGCAAAGGAGGGCAGGGGAATGGATAACTTGATTGAAAGCCTCTCAGCTAAAACGTCTGCCCTCGTAGGACAGTCAGGAGTTGGTAAAAGCACTCTCTTAAATTTTATCGCCCCCGATTTAAATTTGAAAACTTCTGCAATTTCGGATAAGTATGACCGAGGTACCCACACGACAACGCAAGGGGAGTATTTTAAAATAAAGGCTCTTACTTCAGAGGGTAAAGAACATTCGATAAACATAATTGATACGCCGGGTGTGAGGCATTTTGCCATTTACGGCATCGAGCCTGAGGATACTGCCCTATATTTTCCGGAAATGGAAAAGCTCATAGGCTCATGTAAATTCGGCCTTTCCTGCACCCATACCCATGAACCCGGCTGTGCCCTTTTGGAAGCCCTTAAAAAAGGGGATATTTATAAGGACAGGTATACGAGTTTTGAACTTATACATAAAGAATTACAAGAAACGGTAAAGAAGTATTAA
- the murI gene encoding glutamate racemase, protein MTLKQNVQYVFIDSGIGGLPYLRHLKELEPQSSCAYVADTKHFPYGEKTLEEVIEYTEDLVKKIIEKLKPSVIIIACNTMTVSALSHLRKKFEIPFVGTVPAIKPAALTSKNKKIAVLATERTVNDIYVQNLIEEFGADCKFFMRADSVLVSKIENTLLSGSEEDKKAGIRPAVEFFKSAGTDTAVLGCTHFLHLRDEFKSECEPDIKIVDSLDGVVNQALKISPPKKSKTDEKLKNIQKDIFYITSEKTEESTKKYSAYAELFNMTLVYF, encoded by the coding sequence TTGACTTTAAAACAAAACGTTCAATATGTTTTTATAGACTCAGGCATAGGAGGACTGCCTTATTTAAGGCATTTAAAAGAATTGGAGCCTCAAAGTTCCTGTGCCTATGTTGCAGACACAAAACATTTTCCCTATGGAGAAAAAACACTCGAAGAGGTAATAGAATATACCGAAGACCTTGTAAAAAAAATAATCGAAAAACTTAAACCCTCCGTTATAATAATAGCCTGTAATACGATGACGGTTTCGGCTCTTTCACATTTGCGTAAAAAATTCGAGATACCCTTTGTGGGCACTGTTCCTGCTATAAAACCTGCGGCCTTAACAAGTAAAAATAAAAAAATTGCCGTCCTTGCAACCGAAAGAACGGTAAACGATATCTATGTGCAAAATCTCATTGAGGAATTCGGAGCCGATTGTAAATTTTTTATGCGTGCAGATTCCGTTTTGGTTTCTAAAATAGAGAACACATTATTGTCCGGCTCTGAGGAGGATAAAAAGGCCGGAATCCGTCCTGCGGTTGAGTTTTTTAAGTCGGCAGGAACTGATACTGCTGTCCTAGGCTGTACTCATTTTCTCCACCTAAGAGATGAGTTTAAATCCGAATGTGAGCCGGATATAAAGATTGTGGACTCTTTGGATGGGGTTGTAAATCAGGCCTTAAAAATATCTCCTCCTAAAAAATCAAAGACGGATGAGAAATTAAAAAATATTCAAAAAGATATTTTTTATATCACCTCGGAAAAAACTGAAGAGAGTACAAAAAAATATTCCGCCTATGCGGAACTCTTTAATATGACTTTAGTTTACTTCTAA
- the miaA gene encoding tRNA (adenosine(37)-N6)-dimethylallyltransferase MiaA: protein MNLGYLSLSDKHNSVVVLGATATGKTSYAVGLAKELGGEIISADSRQVYKGLDLGTGKDLDEYGDVLHHLIDICTLEREYNVFDFQNDAYKAFEDIKRRKKLPIFAGGTGLYLDALIREYELIPVPKNEELRASLAGKNLADLQKVFFEYKVPMHNKTDLENMDRLMRAIEIAEYKKTHPDAAKILNANRPDIRPLIIGLKYPREILRERIRLRLLERIKDGMIEETESLHKEGFSWERLESLGLEYKFTAQYLQGKIKSREEYIDSLYRAICQFAKRQETWFRRMEKNGVKINWILK, encoded by the coding sequence ATGAATCTCGGGTATTTGTCTTTATCGGATAAACATAATTCGGTTGTTGTGCTGGGCGCTACGGCTACGGGAAAAACCTCCTATGCCGTAGGCCTTGCAAAAGAGCTTGGAGGAGAAATCATTTCTGCGGATTCAAGGCAGGTTTATAAGGGCCTTGACCTAGGTACCGGAAAAGACTTAGACGAGTACGGCGATGTGCTCCATCACCTAATCGATATTTGTACCTTGGAAAGGGAGTACAATGTCTTTGATTTTCAAAATGATGCTTACAAGGCTTTTGAAGATATAAAGAGAAGAAAAAAGCTGCCCATTTTTGCAGGAGGAACGGGGCTTTATCTTGATGCTCTTATAAGGGAATACGAGCTTATTCCTGTTCCAAAAAATGAAGAACTGAGGGCTTCCTTGGCCGGTAAGAATTTGGCTGACTTGCAAAAAGTTTTTTTTGAGTATAAAGTTCCGATGCATAATAAGACCGACCTTGAAAATATGGATAGGCTTATGAGGGCTATTGAAATTGCGGAATATAAAAAGACCCATCCTGATGCAGCCAAAATCTTAAACGCCAACCGTCCCGATATCCGCCCTCTTATAATAGGCCTTAAATACCCGCGGGAAATTTTAAGGGAAAGAATAAGGCTTAGACTCTTAGAGCGCATAAAAGACGGAATGATAGAAGAAACCGAGAGCCTTCACAAGGAGGGCTTTTCTTGGGAAAGGCTTGAAAGTTTGGGACTTGAATATAAATTTACGGCCCAATATCTTCAAGGCAAAATAAAATCTAGGGAAGAGTACATTGATTCTCTTTACCGTGCTATTTGTCAGTTTGCAAAAAGGCAGGAAACTTGGTTTCGCCGTATGGAAAAAAACGGGGTAAAAATAAACTGGATATTGAAGTGA
- a CDS encoding MBL fold metallo-hydrolase RNA specificity domain-containing protein, whose protein sequence is MAIKFYSLGAAEEVTGSKHILEVDGHKYLIDCGAFQGKRAEADKKNRDFNVPAPELEAVILTHGHYDHCGLLPLLGKHGFTGNIYATPATRDIANLVMMDSARIQARDREYLSKQAAKKGETFKWVPLFDEADVIQTVNQFVTISYHRPAWIGPNVQLEFYDAGHILGSAMAVITAKDSDGKEVKIAFTGDLGRKNKAIIRDPDIIPPVDYIVIESTYGNRRHEETDNALKLLAEKTQEIVQNKGKMIIPAFAVERTQEIVYYFHLLVDKKIIPDIPIYVDSPMAVNATSIFQVHPECYDAQTHEAFLIHHKNPFGFNSLKFITSVAESKELNNIDGPMVIISADGMCEFGRITHHLANNIEKPSTKVLLVGFMAEDTLGRRLQNKEQEVKIFGEWHQVRAEILQINAFSAHADYFESREWLDSLKNPKLKTIFLVHGEPKAQTYFTQYLNENGYNDVKTVKYGKKYNLD, encoded by the coding sequence ATGGCAATTAAATTTTACTCGCTAGGTGCTGCAGAAGAAGTTACCGGATCTAAACACATTCTTGAAGTTGACGGACATAAATATTTGATAGACTGCGGAGCTTTTCAAGGAAAAAGAGCAGAAGCGGACAAGAAAAACAGGGATTTTAATGTTCCGGCTCCTGAGCTGGAAGCCGTCATTTTAACCCATGGTCATTATGATCATTGCGGCTTATTACCCTTGCTGGGAAAGCATGGATTTACAGGCAACATATATGCAACCCCTGCCACCAGAGATATAGCAAACCTTGTTATGATGGATTCTGCACGAATTCAAGCCAGAGATAGGGAGTATCTATCCAAACAAGCTGCAAAAAAAGGAGAAACCTTTAAATGGGTGCCTCTTTTTGATGAAGCCGATGTAATTCAAACAGTCAATCAGTTTGTAACAATTTCATATCATAGGCCTGCATGGATAGGCCCCAATGTTCAACTGGAATTCTATGATGCAGGGCATATTTTAGGTTCAGCGATGGCTGTAATTACCGCCAAAGACTCGGATGGGAAAGAGGTAAAAATAGCCTTTACAGGAGACCTAGGCCGAAAAAATAAGGCTATTATCCGCGATCCTGACATTATTCCGCCTGTAGATTATATAGTTATTGAAAGCACATACGGAAACCGGCGCCATGAGGAAACCGACAATGCTTTAAAACTTCTTGCCGAAAAAACACAGGAAATTGTACAAAATAAGGGAAAGATGATTATTCCCGCCTTTGCCGTTGAAAGGACTCAGGAAATTGTCTATTATTTTCACCTCTTAGTCGATAAAAAAATAATTCCCGATATTCCGATTTATGTAGATTCTCCCATGGCCGTAAACGCAACGAGTATATTTCAGGTACATCCCGAATGCTATGATGCACAAACACATGAGGCCTTTTTAATTCATCATAAAAATCCTTTCGGTTTTAACTCGCTCAAATTTATAACCAGCGTAGCCGAGTCCAAGGAATTGAACAATATTGACGGTCCCATGGTTATAATAAGTGCGGACGGAATGTGCGAATTCGGACGAATTACCCACCATCTTGCAAACAATATCGAAAAGCCATCGACAAAGGTACTGCTGGTAGGTTTTATGGCAGAAGATACTCTCGGCCGTAGACTCCAAAACAAAGAACAAGAAGTAAAAATTTTCGGTGAATGGCATCAGGTACGGGCTGAAATTTTGCAGATAAACGCCTTCAGTGCTCATGCCGACTATTTTGAGTCCAGAGAATGGCTGGACTCCTTGAAGAATCCTAAACTTAAAACTATATTCTTGGTTCACGGAGAACCTAAGGCTCAAACTTATTTTACCCAATACTTAAACGAAAACGGTTATAATGATGTAAAAACGGTAAAATATGGAAAAAAATACAATTTGGACTAA
- the rlmB gene encoding 23S rRNA (guanosine(2251)-2'-O)-methyltransferase RlmB produces the protein MKKIITGFHAIDEILRAEKLKIEKEKNRKPSLEIFYSKEGPRVKKILEAARKLNLKIEKKENQFLDSLTKTLPEQLRDHRGIVLVTEAENQKKGMSIDEFFAKLAEKGSAFVVILDSVTDPHNTGSIIRSADQFGIDGIIVPENKSAGGFEIISKVSAGALAWVPFVEVTNLVRTVERLKKEGFWIYGADAGGKALPDLKFPKKTALIMGSEGRGMSRLVEETCDEIVSIPTKGKLDSLNVSVAAGILLYEISRKKKV, from the coding sequence ATGAAAAAAATAATTACGGGTTTTCATGCTATAGACGAGATTTTAAGAGCGGAAAAACTTAAAATAGAAAAAGAAAAGAACCGGAAGCCGAGCCTTGAAATTTTTTACTCTAAAGAAGGCCCAAGGGTAAAAAAAATTTTGGAAGCGGCTCGTAAATTGAACCTAAAAATTGAAAAAAAAGAGAATCAATTTCTTGATTCCCTTACCAAAACCTTGCCGGAACAGTTAAGGGATCACAGGGGTATTGTTCTTGTAACGGAGGCTGAAAATCAAAAAAAAGGAATGAGTATCGATGAGTTTTTTGCAAAACTTGCAGAAAAAGGATCGGCCTTTGTGGTAATCCTTGATTCCGTTACAGATCCTCACAATACAGGTTCCATTATACGAAGTGCAGATCAGTTTGGAATAGACGGAATAATAGTCCCGGAAAACAAAAGTGCCGGAGGCTTTGAGATTATAAGCAAGGTAAGTGCAGGAGCTTTAGCATGGGTTCCATTCGTGGAAGTAACCAATTTGGTAAGAACCGTAGAAAGGCTAAAAAAGGAAGGTTTTTGGATTTACGGTGCGGATGCAGGAGGCAAGGCTCTTCCCGACCTCAAGTTCCCAAAAAAGACAGCCCTTATTATGGGAAGCGAAGGCAGGGGAATGAGCCGCCTTGTAGAAGAAACCTGCGACGAAATAGTGTCAATCCCAACCAAGGGAAAACTTGACAGCCTAAACGTTTCCGTCGCAGCAGGTATTTTATTATATGAGATAAGCCGGAAAAAAAAGGTCTAA
- the hisS gene encoding histidine--tRNA ligase yields the protein MSDLIQPKVLKGFRDFLPADEIERALLMERLVNVFRDYGFVPIDTPALEYSEILLRKSGGETEKQVFRFNDNGGRDVAMRFDLTVPLARFVAEHKSEIYFPFKRYHLGKVWRGEKPQAGRYREFLQCDFDTLGSDSAAVDFEILRLIKKALNELGVFNFKIHVSHRGIFNRFLKSLNLSEDSEEVLRIVDKLAKIGEAEVLKLLTEISSEESAKKILAYISGVSKDLKSEDFEKTLSHLENLAGGSGEDTKRMRDIYALVKAVGIEDSVVFDPSITRGLDYYTGVVFETFLTDLPSIGSVCSGGRYDNLTALYMKESITGVGASIGLDRLLAALEQLGHQKTKSSFTDLLIFSLPEDDQVLSYKIVNFFEAEKINAEVYPEPKKMNHQYTYAEKKDIRWGLFLGKDSCVEEFDKNPQGFKIKLKDMTNRTEDEMPLSEAVKKIMASKN from the coding sequence ATGAGTGATTTAATACAACCGAAAGTTTTAAAAGGATTTAGAGATTTCCTTCCGGCAGATGAGATTGAAAGAGCTCTTCTTATGGAAAGACTGGTAAATGTTTTTAGGGATTACGGCTTTGTGCCTATCGACACCCCTGCCTTGGAATATTCCGAAATTCTATTGAGAAAAAGCGGAGGGGAGACCGAAAAACAGGTTTTCCGATTTAATGACAACGGCGGACGGGATGTTGCGATGCGCTTTGACTTAACCGTTCCCTTAGCCCGATTTGTCGCAGAACATAAAAGCGAAATATATTTTCCGTTTAAACGCTATCATCTGGGAAAAGTTTGGCGCGGTGAAAAGCCTCAGGCAGGCCGTTATCGGGAATTTTTACAATGCGATTTTGATACATTGGGTTCCGATTCGGCTGCTGTCGATTTTGAAATTTTGCGTCTTATTAAAAAAGCTTTAAACGAGTTAGGTGTTTTTAACTTTAAAATACACGTTTCCCATAGAGGTATATTTAACCGTTTTTTAAAGTCTTTAAACCTATCCGAAGACAGCGAAGAGGTTTTGCGTATTGTAGATAAACTTGCTAAGATAGGGGAGGCCGAGGTTTTAAAGCTCCTTACCGAAATAAGCTCCGAAGAAAGTGCAAAAAAAATATTGGCTTATATTTCCGGTGTGAGTAAGGATTTAAAGAGTGAAGACTTTGAAAAAACTCTTTCTCACTTGGAAAACCTCGCAGGCGGCTCCGGCGAGGATACAAAACGCATGAGGGATATCTATGCCTTGGTAAAGGCTGTAGGTATTGAAGATTCAGTCGTCTTTGATCCTTCAATTACGCGAGGCTTGGATTATTATACCGGTGTTGTATTTGAGACCTTCTTAACCGATTTACCATCGATAGGCTCTGTTTGTTCAGGCGGAAGGTACGATAACCTTACAGCTCTTTATATGAAGGAATCTATTACCGGAGTAGGCGCTTCCATAGGGCTTGATAGGCTTTTAGCTGCTCTTGAACAGTTAGGTCATCAAAAAACAAAATCAAGCTTTACCGACCTCCTTATTTTTTCTTTACCTGAAGATGATCAAGTTCTTTCATATAAAATAGTAAACTTTTTTGAAGCCGAAAAAATAAATGCTGAAGTATATCCTGAACCTAAAAAGATGAATCATCAGTATACCTATGCCGAAAAAAAAGACATAAGGTGGGGGCTTTTCTTAGGTAAAGATTCTTGTGTAGAAGAATTTGACAAGAACCCTCAAGGGTTTAAGATAAAATTAAAGGATATGACTAATAGAACTGAAGATGAAATGCCTCTTAGCGAAGCCGTAAAAAAGATTATGGCCTCAAAAAATTAG
- the rfbB gene encoding dTDP-glucose 4,6-dehydratase produces MRSLQNILVTGGAGFIGSNFIRTLLKKEDAFTGRIINLDALTYAGNAASLADMESEFGGSRYFFIHGNICDKEIINTIFTEYNIDTVVHFAAESHVDRSILGPEVFLQTNVLGSFNLLETAKQFWKKPDGTMRDDVLFHHISTDEVYGSLGTEGYFEETTAYDPRSPYSASKASSDHLVKAYFHTYGLPVTISNCSNNYGPFQFPEKLIPLMILNMLEGKNLPVYGDGKQIRDWIHVEDHNEAVRLILKNGRAGETYNIGGENEWENIKLLNKLIQIVCKKTGLNEENVRKTITHVTDRLGHDRRYAIDCTKIKNELNWKRNFDFETGLENTVDWYLNNKKWIENVRSGEYRNWIEKNYKER; encoded by the coding sequence ATGCGAAGTTTACAAAATATACTTGTAACCGGCGGTGCAGGTTTTATCGGTTCCAATTTTATTAGAACCTTATTAAAAAAAGAAGACGCATTTACGGGACGTATTATAAACCTTGATGCTCTTACCTATGCAGGCAATGCCGCAAGCCTTGCCGATATGGAATCCGAATTCGGTGGAAGCCGATACTTTTTTATTCATGGAAATATCTGCGATAAAGAAATTATAAATACCATTTTTACGGAATATAATATTGACACGGTTGTTCATTTTGCAGCTGAAAGTCATGTTGACCGCTCTATTTTGGGACCTGAGGTTTTTTTGCAGACAAATGTTTTGGGCTCCTTTAACCTTTTGGAAACTGCAAAGCAATTTTGGAAAAAACCTGACGGAACAATGCGTGATGATGTTCTTTTTCACCATATCAGTACGGATGAGGTTTACGGTTCTTTGGGCACTGAAGGCTATTTTGAAGAAACTACAGCCTATGACCCTCGTTCCCCTTATTCTGCGAGTAAGGCCTCAAGCGATCACTTGGTAAAAGCTTACTTTCATACCTATGGGCTGCCTGTTACTATTTCAAACTGTTCCAATAATTACGGACCGTTTCAATTCCCTGAAAAATTGATTCCCCTTATGATTTTAAATATGCTTGAAGGTAAAAATCTTCCCGTTTACGGTGACGGTAAGCAAATTAGAGACTGGATACATGTTGAAGACCATAATGAAGCTGTAAGGCTTATACTAAAAAATGGGAGAGCAGGGGAGACCTATAATATCGGCGGTGAAAATGAATGGGAAAATATAAAACTTTTAAATAAGCTCATTCAAATTGTTTGTAAAAAGACAGGTCTTAACGAAGAAAATGTAAGAAAAACTATTACACATGTAACCGATAGGCTTGGACATGACCGCCGCTATGCTATTGACTGTACCAAGATAAAAAATGAACTTAATTGGAAGCGTAACTTTGATTTTGAAACCGGACTTGAAAATACTGTTGACTGGTATTTAAATAATAAGAAATGGATAGAAAATGTCCGCTCCGGTGAGTACCGAAATTGGATAGAAAAAAATTATAAAGAGAGATAG
- the rfbA gene encoding glucose-1-phosphate thymidylyltransferase RfbA has translation MKAIILAGGAGTRLYPLTKAVSKQILPMYDKPMIYYPLSVMMLAGIREVLIISTPRDIGLFKELFGDGNWLGMKFEYAVQDKPRGLADAFIVGENFIGVDSCALVLGDNIFYGRGFSSTLTDAVSFIKNNGGALIFGYYVKDPRAYGVVDFDDEGNVLNIEEKPQNPKSNYAIPGLYFYDNEVIQIAKSVKPSARGEIEITSVNNAYLTMGKLKVEKLGRGMAWLDTGTYDGLLEASNFIATIQKRQGMYVSCIEEIAYLQKWISKTQLLNLSSSYNNEYGDYLKYIAENC, from the coding sequence ATGAAGGCAATAATTTTAGCAGGAGGGGCGGGAACCCGTTTATATCCGCTTACAAAGGCTGTTTCAAAACAAATTTTACCAATGTATGATAAACCCATGATTTATTATCCCTTGTCGGTTATGATGCTTGCCGGTATACGTGAAGTTTTAATTATATCTACACCGCGGGATATAGGCCTTTTTAAAGAGCTCTTCGGTGATGGAAATTGGCTGGGGATGAAGTTTGAGTATGCCGTTCAAGATAAACCTCGGGGTCTTGCTGATGCCTTCATAGTGGGTGAAAACTTCATCGGTGTTGATTCTTGTGCTTTGGTATTGGGTGATAATATCTTTTATGGAAGAGGTTTCAGCAGCACTTTGACAGATGCGGTTTCCTTCATAAAAAATAATGGAGGAGCTTTAATTTTCGGTTATTATGTTAAGGACCCAAGAGCTTACGGAGTAGTTGATTTTGATGATGAAGGAAATGTTTTGAATATTGAGGAAAAACCTCAAAATCCAAAGTCAAATTATGCAATCCCAGGTTTGTATTTTTATGATAATGAAGTAATCCAAATTGCAAAATCTGTTAAACCTTCGGCCAGAGGCGAGATTGAAATTACATCCGTAAATAATGCTTACCTGACTATGGGAAAATTAAAAGTTGAAAAGCTGGGCCGCGGCATGGCATGGCTTGATACGGGAACTTATGACGGCCTTTTGGAAGCCTCAAATTTTATAGCAACGATTCAAAAAAGACAGGGAATGTATGTTTCCTGTATAGAAGAAATAGCTTATTTACAAAAATGGATTTCAAAGACTCAGCTTTTAAATTTATCTTCTTCATATAATAATGAATATGGCGATTATCTAAAATATATTGCGGAAAATTGTTAA
- a CDS encoding glycosyltransferase family 1 protein: MEPLNKKTIQQNIHHKAPIRVAQVIGKAVISGVDSVVMNYYRNIDRNRVQFDFFMDGYNKTLIDEEILDLGGRIIKLEPYENSMLANMRQCRAAFAEGGYTIVHSHLNTLSCFPLYAAFRAKVPIRIAHSHSTMSRGEWKRNLMKQVLRPFSKTFATHYAACADYTARWLFGSQTVQKGKVRLIKNAIDTACFSPNEEARNRIRKEFNLENRFIVGHIGRFAFQKNHELLVRIFAEAYRQNQNAALILIGTGELEAEIRTLVKELDIEKAVFFTGIRRDIPNFLNAFDVFLLPSRYEGLPVVGIEAQSVGLPCLMSDTVTKDTAITPLVEFFPLHADIKEWAKKLLSYEHVQKKPYPDLLRNSGFEIHLAAEDLCLWYENLLDSF; this comes from the coding sequence ATGGAACCATTAAATAAGAAAACAATTCAACAAAACATTCACCATAAAGCCCCTATTAGAGTTGCGCAAGTTATAGGAAAAGCCGTTATCAGCGGTGTAGATTCAGTGGTAATGAACTATTACCGTAACATAGACAGAAACCGCGTACAATTCGATTTTTTTATGGACGGTTATAATAAAACTCTCATCGATGAAGAAATCCTTGATTTGGGCGGCCGTATCATCAAACTTGAACCTTATGAAAACTCTATGCTAGCCAATATGCGGCAATGCCGTGCAGCTTTTGCAGAAGGCGGATATACAATTGTCCATTCACACTTAAACACACTCAGTTGTTTTCCCCTCTATGCAGCATTCCGTGCAAAAGTTCCGATACGAATTGCACACAGTCATAGTACAATGAGCCGCGGAGAATGGAAGCGCAACCTTATGAAGCAGGTATTACGGCCGTTTTCAAAAACTTTTGCAACTCACTATGCGGCATGTGCCGATTACACTGCCCGCTGGCTTTTCGGTTCGCAAACGGTACAAAAGGGAAAAGTACGCCTCATAAAAAATGCAATCGATACCGCATGCTTTTCACCCAATGAAGAGGCTCGGAACCGAATACGTAAAGAATTTAATTTGGAGAATCGTTTTATTGTCGGTCATATCGGCCGTTTTGCATTCCAAAAGAATCATGAATTACTTGTACGGATATTTGCCGAAGCTTACCGGCAAAACCAGAATGCAGCTCTGATATTAATCGGAACGGGAGAATTGGAAGCTGAGATTCGTACTCTCGTTAAAGAGCTTGATATAGAAAAAGCGGTTTTTTTTACCGGCATCCGGCGGGACATTCCCAATTTTTTGAATGCCTTTGATGTTTTTCTTTTACCGAGCCGCTATGAAGGTTTGCCGGTAGTGGGTATAGAAGCTCAATCGGTAGGTTTGCCATGCCTAATGAGCGATACTGTTACTAAGGACACTGCTATTACGCCCTTAGTGGAGTTTTTTCCGTTACACGCCGACATAAAAGAATGGGCAAAAAAGCTTCTCAGCTACGAACATGTACAAAAAAAGCCTTACCCGGATTTATTGCGGAATTCCGGTTTCGAAATACACCTCGCAGCGGAAGATTTATGCCTTTGGTACGAAAACCTCCTTGATTCTTTTTAA